TAAAGTCCGCTATGGCATGGTCGTAGTCCTGCTTGTAGCCATACACAATTCCACGGACAACATGAGTATTCGCATAATTGGGATCAAGTCTGATTGCCATGGTATAGTCCGCTATGGCATGGTCATAGTCCTGCTTTCCCTCATACGCATTTCCACGATTGAAATAAGTACCCGCATAATTGGGATCGAGCTTGATAGCCTCGGTATAGTCCGCTATGGCATGGTCATAGTCCTGTTTTCTTTCATACACAACCCCACGGGCAACATAAGCATTCACATAATTGGGATTGATCCTGATTGCTTCAGAAATTTCATTTAAGGCAGTGTCCCAATTTTTGTGGTTGTATGCGGCTTCACCTCGAGCATAATGAATCTTAGCATCATTAACAAAAAGTTCTGACAGGGGGATGAGTTTGGGGTTACTATTTTCTCCTTGAATTTTTGAAAATACTATCTTCATATAAAGACAGCCTCGGCCATTTGTTAAGGGAACTCCCTCGTTCCTGATCCGTAATAATTTACCATCCTCTATCCCGGAAGGAATTTTTACCTTAATGGGTTTTCCGTCAAGGGTGTTTACACTGACCTCTGCTCCAAGTTTTGCCTGGGAAACAGAAATCGGGACTGCAAAGAATAAGTCCTGATCCTGACGCTCAAAATATTCGTGGGCCTTGACCTGAATAAAGATAAAGAGATCCCCAGTTTGGCCCCCATTAGTACCTGCGTCTCCTTGC
This window of the Treponema primitia ZAS-1 genome carries:
- a CDS encoding tetratricopeptide repeat protein; this encodes IAFVLCGDATDQLLHSEKTAGSNLRYDIEINLKEAVFGCKVEIQYSRNEVCSICKGSGTLINSERNICPTCSGLGIQKNRQKIIVTIPPGTENGKQMVISGQGDAGTNGGQTGDLFIFIQVKAHEYFERQDQDLFFAVPISVSQAKLGAEVSVNTLDGKPIKVKIPSGIEDGKLLRIRNEGVPLTNGRGCLYMKIVFSKIQGENSNPKLIPLSELFVNDAKIHYARGEAAYNHKNWDTALNEISEAIRINPNYVNAYVARGVVYERKQDYDHAIADYTEAIKLDPNYAGTYFNRGNAYEGKQDYDHAIADYTMAIRLDPNYANTHVVRGIVYGYKQDYDHAIADFTEAIRLKPDYTSAYSNRAVTYNKKQDYDHAIADYTEAIRLDPNYAGTYFNRGIAYGYKQDYDHAIADYTEAIRLKPDYTDAYNNRGGAYGYKQDYDHAIADFTEAIRLKPDYTDAYNNRGNVYKAKGAQSLAAADYAMAKQLSS